Proteins encoded within one genomic window of Eurosta solidaginis isolate ZX-2024a chromosome 1, ASM4086904v1, whole genome shotgun sequence:
- the RpS7 gene encoding small ribosomal subunit protein eS7 isoform X2 produces MIGNKIIKPGGAEPDDFEKSIAQALLELEANSDLKPYLRDLNITRAREIEFGSKKAVIIYVPIPQQKTFQKIQIILVRELEKKFSGKHVVVVGERKILPKPTRKARNPLKQKRPRSRTLTAVYDAILEDLVFPAEIVGKRIRVKLDGSQLIKVHLDKNQQTTIEHKVDTFTSVYKKLTGRDVTFEFPDNFLSV; encoded by the exons ATGATCGGCAACAAGATAATCAAGCCAGGCGGTGCTGAACCTGATGACTTTGAGAAGTCTATTGCCCAGGCGTTGTTGGAGCTGGAGGCCAACAGTGACTTAAAACCCTATCTGAGGGACTTGAACATCACTCGTGCTCGCGAGATTGAGTTCGGCAGCAAAAAG GCCGTCATCATCTATGTACCAATCCCACAACAAAAGACGTTCCAAAAAATCCAAATAATATTGGTGCGTGAGTTGGAGAAGAAATTCTCTGGCAAACATGTGGTTGTTGTAGGTGAACGCAAAATCTTGCCTAAACCTACACGTAAAGCAAGAAACCCATTAAAGCAAAAGAGACCGCGATCACGTACCTTGACCGCCGTCTATGATGCTATTTTGGAAGATTTAGTATTCCCAGCGGAAATTGTTGGCAAACGCATCCGTGTTAAGCTGGACGGTTCACAATTGATTAAGGTGCATTTGGATAAAAACCAACAAACCACCATTGAACACAAA GTTGACACCTTCACGTCTGTGTACAAAAAACTTACTGGACGGGATGTGACTTTCGAATTTCCAGATAACTTTTTGAGTGTTTAA
- the RpS7 gene encoding small ribosomal subunit protein eS7 isoform X1: MLSNMIGNKIIKPGGAEPDDFEKSIAQALLELEANSDLKPYLRDLNITRAREIEFGSKKAVIIYVPIPQQKTFQKIQIILVRELEKKFSGKHVVVVGERKILPKPTRKARNPLKQKRPRSRTLTAVYDAILEDLVFPAEIVGKRIRVKLDGSQLIKVHLDKNQQTTIEHKVDTFTSVYKKLTGRDVTFEFPDNFLSV; this comes from the exons ATGCTTTCAAAT ATGATCGGCAACAAGATAATCAAGCCAGGCGGTGCTGAACCTGATGACTTTGAGAAGTCTATTGCCCAGGCGTTGTTGGAGCTGGAGGCCAACAGTGACTTAAAACCCTATCTGAGGGACTTGAACATCACTCGTGCTCGCGAGATTGAGTTCGGCAGCAAAAAG GCCGTCATCATCTATGTACCAATCCCACAACAAAAGACGTTCCAAAAAATCCAAATAATATTGGTGCGTGAGTTGGAGAAGAAATTCTCTGGCAAACATGTGGTTGTTGTAGGTGAACGCAAAATCTTGCCTAAACCTACACGTAAAGCAAGAAACCCATTAAAGCAAAAGAGACCGCGATCACGTACCTTGACCGCCGTCTATGATGCTATTTTGGAAGATTTAGTATTCCCAGCGGAAATTGTTGGCAAACGCATCCGTGTTAAGCTGGACGGTTCACAATTGATTAAGGTGCATTTGGATAAAAACCAACAAACCACCATTGAACACAAA GTTGACACCTTCACGTCTGTGTACAAAAAACTTACTGGACGGGATGTGACTTTCGAATTTCCAGATAACTTTTTGAGTGTTTAA
- the LOC137245798 gene encoding cecropin-1-like: protein MNFNKFFIFLAVVFAVFAGQTEAGWLKKIGKKIERIGQHTRDATIQGLSVAQQAANVAATARG, encoded by the exons ATGAACTTCAacaaattttttatctttttggCTGTGGTTTTTGCTGTGTTCGCTGGACAAACTGAGGCGGGTTGGCTAAAGAAGATCGGAAAGAAAATC GAACGTATTGGCCAGCACACGAGGGATGCCACCATTCAGGGCCTTAGTGTAGCTCAACAGGCTGCCAATGTTGCAGCCACCGCACGGGGTTAG
- the LOC137245790 gene encoding cecropin-1-like, whose product MNFNKFFIFLAVVFGVFAGQTEAGWLKKIGKKIERIGQHTRDATIQGLSVAQQAANVAATARG is encoded by the exons ATGAACTTCAacaaattttttatctttttggCTGTGGTTTTTGGTGTGTTCGCTGGACAAACTGAGGCGGGTTGGCTAAAGAAGATCGGAAAGAAAATC GAACGTATTGGCCAGCACACGAGGGATGCCACCATTCAGGGCCTTAGTGTAGCTCAACAGGCTGCCAATGTTGCAGCCACCGCACGGGGTTAG